The genome window CGATGACAATGCTGATCGGATCGAGTTCCTCACCCAGGAGATCCAGGAGCTGAAGCAGGCGCTCATCtcgcagcaacagcaagcCAGCAAGGTGATCGACAAGCTGCTGATTGTGATCTCTAATCAGCAGAAGCAGAATCTGCGCAAGTAGCAGGAGCATTTACTGCACCCCATTCGGAATATTTATAGATCACAGTTTGACCTTTCCTAGACGTAAGGGGGTCGTGCAGACCCCAAAGAAACCAGAACATTGTTGATATTATCGTAGCAGCGAGTTGTAGTTAAACCAATTTTGATATCGATGCGCCAGGCGCCCTATGCATACGCTATATAGCCATATACCCTACATACACTACTATTGATACAAATACTATAACTAGCGTTTAGTTGAACTAGAGGCGAGCAGTTGGCAGGATTGATTTGTGGCTGGTTCCAGGCTGTgtctttgttgttttggcGTTGTCGTCAGAGAATCGTTTATATAgtaatttaattcaaattattaCTCTTAATAAAGTATATGCTATATATCTATTGTTATGAAAAAAAGCGTTCTTATTTGCTGCTGTCGGCCAAATTGAGCGATCTCTCTTATGTCAAGGTAAGTGTACTATCAACTGATTTTGAAATGTATAATTTCATGTCAATAAAAtctcaaaaatattttaactttTCGAAATATTAGTTCAGTAGGATTTTAAATTGTTCCTAACTACAGTTGTTCATATTTGAACAAGGAATCTATCCTCAGGAGAAGCTTAAGCTCTGCATGACTTCACTCACCTGTTCCTTGCAGTTTTCGTCCTCAAAGTATGAGATATCCTTTCCATTAATGCTGATTTTTCCTGTTCCGGGTAGCCGCACTGTGACATCGGCTCTGGCAGTTTTGCGCAGGCACTCGTAGGTTGTGATGTACTGGCGACCCTCTTCATCGATCCTCGGTTTGGGCACCTCCAGCTGCTTGGACTGGTCCATCAGCGGTTTCAGGTATCGCTCGATGAATGCTTTGCTCTTGTAAGCATATGGCGATGCAATCAGCCGATCCATAGAGTTGGAAAAGTTGGAGTATTCGATATcggctatgctctcaactagCAAAAGTTCCAACTGGTCCTTGGGCAGCAGCTGAAAGCCGGCAATCTCACTAAAATAAAGTACAGAAAACCATGTCAAATTATCTCATTTGCAAAACATGCAGAGCTTGTTTACAGTTTTTGGTTCTCATCGGGTTTATTGCCGCGCCGAAGCATGCGCTCCTCCAGATCCGCCAGCTTGTTAGTTTCTTCCACAATGTCCTGGTAATTAAAAAGAAAGTAATTAATACCTATTTACCAAACCAAGTAATTAAGTTCACAAGTTGCGCATTTACTCACATGAAGCAGTTGGAAGAAGTTGGGTTTGCCGGTGTAGAACATGCTGTGGAATGGCCTGCCCGTCTCATCGAATTCCGCAGCCTTGCGGGCGGGAAAGACAACCTCGGGTGACTTCATAGCCGGCCGAGCCTTTTGGTCGTACAATCCGGAGGGAAACAGATAGGATATTGCCTCCTGTAATTGATTATGAGGTAAAATAGCGCCTTAAAGATTTCCACAGCCGAGTATCTCACGTCTATGTCCTCCTGGGTAAACGTCTCCGCATCGGCGCCCATCATGTTGGCCAGGTGCCGCTTTCCGATCTGGAACTCCAGGTGCTGCGTCTTCATGAACTCGTCGTGTTCGGTGGCTCTTTTCAGGTACGCCCGCATGGCCTTGCTCACCCTTTGCTTCTGGACAGCCGCTGGAGCAGCCTGGACGGTCACATCGGTGGCAAATGGAGCCGCTGCCTGAAAGGTTATGCAAACGTTTGGTCTCACAATTGGGAACAGTGAAAAGTGTCAAGTTTACGCTCTATTGACTTGACTATTGTACCAACCATGTAGCATGGGACCGGCGCACTGGATTTGCATGCATTTTGCAGCAGATTCCTGTTATTTTTCACTATATTTAAGCCAAAAACACGCAGTGCCATCCTTTCAATTttgcagaagaagaagagaatAAACATATGTTTCAGTCGGTTGAAGTTGGATGGTCGGTGTTGGAAAACACAGAACTTCAGCTGATTTTTGGCGCGCATTTTAAAatctttttatttgttatttttatttatttagctaTCAAATCACGGCCACATTTTTCTTACAATGTTATATGACGGTGATACCATATTCCCTTAGGGAAGCAAATTAATTCCTTTTTAagataattattttattattaattccttttatacatatatattatatattataataaaacaaCAATCAGTTAATTCTGAtgaaaaaattgtttatttactttacCGTTTTCCACCTTTACAAATGCTTTTATTGACTATACTTTTTAAACATTCTTTCAATGCTGATATtttcaaatggaaatttaaaCGAACACAAATCAAAGGAACAGAAAATACAATGAAAACCTTTCAACAGCTAATTATAGTTATTTGATGTTTAACGCTATATAATTAGTTATAAATAATTGCCTAGGCTTAGCGTTGATAAAAGGTTTTATTCGCATTGTGGGATGTAATGCAGCTATCAGAATTAGGTTATATATATCAATACTCTCTCGCCGATTTACACTGTCTCATCATCATTTCATCCTCCCTTGTGGTATTTGGTCGCAgtaaaatgtatatgtatttaaagcaattatttaataataatgccAAGCCTATTTCCACGCCTGCTTGAGCAATTTACGCGACGCTAAATGCTTAACAATCAACGAGCCCGATGTGAGCGCGACTAGCACTATGGAAATGAGAATATAGTCAAAGTCCTCCTTCAGCAAGTCGAACGTCTTTGATGGCGCCACGCGCGTAACGAACAAATCTGCCAAATAAAAACGGTTTACAGTGCTTTAGCTAAAATCGCGTTGCATGAATCTCCCTTACCTAAACCCGTAGCAACGACTAGACAGGTACTCTCCAAGCCACTGGGCGCGGTATAAATATTACGCAGACGGGCCACCGTCTGGTTGTAATTTATATGGCTCTCCGTTGGCAAAGGCAGCTCGGGTATGTAGGGGATGGCTCCTTCCTCACGTCCCTGAGTCGAGGATGCGATAGGACGCCGGGGATCCAGCAAATGCCACGGCATTTCAACAATGGAACCACTGGCAGTGCCGACTAGAATTAATGACAAATGGTTAGCATCCTATTTGGCGATCAAATAGCTTTCGTTGATGCTTACTAAGCACATGCTTGTTGGTGATTCCGCGCTCCGTAATAGTTTCCCGCAGAGCCTCAACTATTGTGGGCAGTATATAAGACTGGCGCTCCACGAGGGGCATTGGCGGAGCTTGCAAGGAGCTCCAAACACTGCTGTTTGCCTGACTCTTGCCCTCGTACAGTTCGATTGTGGCTGTAGCAAGTGAATGATATTAAGTAAATATGGGTATTTGCCAAAGGCTATCGCTGTTGTAACTTACTAATCTCCGTGCGACGCAATTTCTCGTTGAAGTAGGAGTAGGCAAGCCAGTTTTCGGAGTGGACAATGCTCAGGGGTGCACGCACCTTACGATGCGTCATGGTGAAAACCACAGAGCCGGAGACCACATCAACCAGATACAAATTTAGCACGGCTATGGAGTAAGTGCCATTTAAATGAATGCTTAATTAAACGAAGCGCATGCAGACTCACATTTGTGTGTGGAATCCGGTGCCTGTGTGACGAAAGCCACTAGATTAGGGTTGATGTACTTGTACAGCACCGATCGATCGCCCAGCACACGTCCCTGGGAGTGGACATGCTCGATGGGATTCTTGCCGGCGACGCCGATAATCTGTTGCTCGGAGTTGTGGCCGCCCAGGCGAGCATTCCAAATTTGCGTGCTGGACAGTTGCTGGCGGAAATAATGGTTTAATAAGTTAAGTGCTTCCACAATAAAAGGCTGCATTACTTACCCCGCCCGCATATTTAACAAAGTAGCCGTCCAACTCTGCAGTTTTCACATCGGCGGTGTACAGATACATGCCATCAGCCTGTACGTGGATGTAAAGATTTTCAACTCCATTGATATATCAGGGAAATTCATATCTTACCAATGATGTCGCATGTTCGGGATAAACATGTACCTTGTTGGAAGCATCCAGTAATAGAATGCCCTTCACAAAGTCCTTTTCCGTTTCTCCCAGCAACGAGAGCTGCTTGATTTTGTAGTCCAGCTGAACGAGGCCACCTTCGGATACTTTGCCCGTAATAGGATTAAAACGATAGAGCACACCATTGCCGCTGACCTATGAAAGTTTAGAATTAGCCTGGGAACTATGCAATTAGCAAGTCAGACCTACAGCATTCTTGCCCAAAATAGTGCACAACGGCTGAAGCGGAAAGTGCTTGGCCGAGCGCTGGACAATCAGACGCATCTGCTCGTCGTTAGCGAATCCAATAACATTGGGAAGATACAGCTGCCAGTGATGCTTCCCAGAGACATTGTCAATGCCAAAAATCTTTCCAGCACGCGTCAGTAAAACCAGCATCTTGTGGAGGCCAAAGGAGTCCCTGACCAAACCGGCTCGCTGGGTGTCCGTAGGTGGAGGACCCAGTCCGATAACATGAAGGAACAAGCTGCGAATTTGAACAGCTTGGGTGGTGATGCGACGCAAAAAGGCACTGGCAATGTCTCCTGTTCAATtgatgaaaatataaatattagtAAATTACGAATTGAAAGGGGACCTTTAATGTAACattaaaaaagtaaaagtaaTGCACAAAGTTTAAACTAGCAAATCATGATTAAATTTGTTAGTAAACATTCGTTTTTAGATTAGTGGTAAGTtcaataaacataaaaaaaccgcaaaattaaaaatgctaAACATGTAACAAACAATATTGCATGATTAGTTTGCTGTGAACGTTCACTTACTCTCAAAACTTGTGAAATCCCCTTTAGGTATGCATTttcaataataaattttatgaGTTTAACTTAAAGTGCATAAGTCAAGTACACTCACCGGCCTTGCCCTTCATCTCGTTCTCCAATGTGCCCTCGGTATCGGCAAGCGGCAGATCCACAAACTGCGAGTCGATCACATTGGCCAGCGACTCCTCGCGCGACCAACGAATGCGTCCCTGCTGCACTGCCACGATGGACTCCGAGTTGGTGCTAAACAGAAACAGACAGCTCTTGCCCTCGCCATTGCGCTTCTGCTTGCAGTCGAAGTTGCTCAGCGAGGGAGTGCCAAAATGCTCGGGGAATGGCAGACTCTGCTCCAACTCCGCTACCGGTGCACAGTTATCCAAATACAAAGCATTGATCCTGAGAATCTGTTCAAACGCACAGGAAAAGAAACAATTAGTTTTCACATAAAAATCGTAGAATAGAATAGTATATATAAGTTTAAGCATACTCCAGAGGACAGATCTGCATACGCCAAGATCTTGCGATAGTTAAAGCTTCCCACGGCGTAGCTGGAGCTTCGCAGATCACCGCAGATCGATTGATCCTTGTTGACACTAATTGGCTTGCCATCCACAATCACAACACCATTCAGACCCTGTAGAAATGTTTGGACGATTAGAACTTCATTTTTGATAAAAGCAATAGCTAAATCTTTTCCTTACCGTCAAGGCCTGAGTTTTTTCCTTCGGCTCCTCCTCGAGCgaagtacggatcacctgacCGCTTTTGGAAACGAGATCCAGACTAATCAACTGCTTTCCGTCCGTACAAACGTAGAAGGTGCCGCTAAGGGCGCAGCTCTCTGAGGTGATCCAAGGAGCTATTATCTTGCTGGTGCTGCCAGTGCTGTGGCCGGAGCTGGCGAAATACGCCGTCACCTCGAGGTGGCTCCGCCAGGCAGGCAGCACGTGGTAAAGCACAGATTTGCTGTAGATCCACATGGCGTCCTGGGCCCGCTCCGTGTTCATGGGCATGATGGACCACTCCCACTCAAGGGCACCCATATTGGTGTTCCAGCCGCGCACCAAAGCGGGCGCGTGTCCCTGAACGGTGAGCATGTCGAAGCCCAGGTTGCTGCCCATCGGAGCGGCGGCCGTGTCGCTGCTGTCATCGGCGAATCCGCTCACTTGGAGCAGCTTGACGTCGCCGCGCGGCTTCTGCTCGAGCACCTGCCGCCACACCAATTCGCCGGTCTTTACGCACAGACTTGCCACCACTCCCTCATGGGTGCTGATCAGAATTCGCGGCTGAAAGTGGTTGAGGTCGACGCGAGACTGCTTCAGTGCTCCCACATTGACGCCTCGCCTGCAAAAGCCGGACATATCCCCCGGATTAGCGCCGGGTCAATGGTCAGATATCGTACCACACTCACCAGTCGAACTTCTTGATCTGGTCTTCGTAGAGCGCCGAGCAGGTGCCCAATAGGAGCGCCAGCGAAAGTGCGGCGAGTAACCACTTCTCCTGCATGTCGTCCGCCTTGCTTGCTGACCTTCGACTGGCTCGATCTCTGATTGTTCAACTTTCGACGTGTTTTTATGTTATAAATTAGTAAAAATCCACATCAATTCGTGTTTTCCGTCATGGCAAAAGGGATGAGAAGACGAAATTGGAGCAGGGTTGGCTGACGATTACCTTATCGATAGTTCAGCGGACTCACATCCGATATTCAAGTTGGTGGGCCCACCCCCTCTACATGTACTGCAATTCATCACCTTTATGATTAAATTTGTTGCTAAAAACcttaaatataaaatgttcTTCCATTTTGGGGTTTAGAGGGCTATTTTTGCTGCAGATGCGGACGCAGTGTGaatgattttatatattcgtCTTGTTCGCAGCGCTAGCTGTGACCTGAATACCATCACTAGCGGTGCCACATCAAAACTCCCATCTCTAATGAGCATTTAGTGTCTTCaaaaaaagttttatttttcggAAAAAATCGCATTGAAATGTTTGAAAAGAAGAGCGACAAGGTCAAGCAAGCTGAGCACAAGACGCGGGATGATGGCGTCGAGCTAGAGAGCCAGTTTATCATGCGCGTGCCGAAGGTAAGCCATAACATAAGTAAAAATCACAACAAGCCGTGCAAATTGATGGATTCTCACGGATTCTCTGCAGGAACTGGCGGACACGGTCCATGAAGCAATAAATGCTGGCACCATAAAGGAGCGGCTGACCATCCAACTGGATCAGGATCTGAGGTACGGTGAAGTGCGAATAGATGATCAGATGCTGTACACGAAACTCGTGGATTTGCCCACCGTCGTCGAGAGCTACAAGACCATTGACAACAAGAGCTTCTACAAGTCGGCAGATATCTGCCAGATACTCATTTGCAAGGAGGAGCGGGAGGACGAGACGGAGAAGGAGTCGCCTAACAAGAACAAAAAGAAGGACCCCAACAAGGTGGACAAAAAATACCTATTTCCGCACGGCATCACACCGCCCTGCAAGAATGTGCGGAAACGACGATTCCGCAAAACTCTAAAGAAAAAGAATGTCGAAGCTCCCGAGATCGAGAAGGAAGTGAAGCACCTGCTGCGCATTGACAACGAGGCTGTCAGAGTGGACTATGAAATCATAAACGAAGAGGACAAGCCGATGGATGAACTGGAGCAATCGGACATCAAGCCCTACAACGATGCAGATGACGATCTGCAGGACGAAAGCACCATGCATGCTAGCGAAAAGGCGATCATGGAAATGAGCTCCCAGCGGCACCTCCATGTGGAGTCCGATGATGACGAAGCCAGCAACTTTCCCTCACACCGAGCGCCGAACATGGGAGTCGCTGTCCACGACATCTTCGGCGAGGAAGTGTCCAGCACGGATGACGAGGATGAGCCCGATCGGGGCAATAACACCATGCAGCGGCGGGTGATGGAGGAATCCTCACGCCTCTCGGCTGATGATTCACGGATGTCGGACTTCTTTGGCGCTAGTGGCAGTAATACCGGAGCGGGCGGCGTGAAAATGGAGCAGAACGTGTTCAGCAAGTCTATGTTTGGGCATGAAGCCAGCAGTCCTAAGCTCAGCGCCGCCGGGTCGAGCTCCAACCTTGCTGCTCCCAGTGGCTTCTACGACAGCCAAATGCTAACCAAGCGCGAAGAGTTCGA of Drosophila mauritiana strain mau12 chromosome 3R, ASM438214v1, whole genome shotgun sequence contains these proteins:
- the LOC117142569 gene encoding ER membrane protein complex subunit 1 isoform X2; this encodes MQEKWLLAALSLALLLGTCSALYEDQIKKFDWRGVNVGALKQSRVDLNHFQPRILISTHEGVVASLCVKTGELVWRQVLEQKPRGDVKLLQVSGFADDSSDTAAAPMGSNLGFDMLTVQGHAPALVRGWNTNMGALEWEWSIMPMNTERAQDAMWIYSKSVLYHVLPAWRSHLEVTAYFASSGHSTGSTSKIIAPWITSESCALSGTFYVCTDGKQLISLDLVSKSGQVIRTSLEEEPKEKTQALTGLNGVVIVDGKPISVNKDQSICGDLRSSSYAVGSFNYRKILAYADLSSGILRINALYLDNCAPVAELEQSLPFPEHFGTPSLSNFDCKQKRNGEGKSCLFLFSTNSESIVAVQQGRIRWSREESLANVIDSQFVDLPLADTEGTLENEMKGKAGDIASAFLRRITTQAVQIRSLFLHVIGLGPPPTDTQRAGLVRDSFGLHKMLVLLTRAGKIFGIDNVSGKHHWQLYLPNVIGFANDEQMRLIVQRSAKHFPLQPLCTILGKNAVSGNGVLYRFNPITGKVSEGGLVQLDYKIKQLSLLGETEKDFVKGILLLDASNKVHVYPEHATSLADGMYLYTADVKTAELDGYFVKYAGGQLSSTQIWNARLGGHNSEQQIIGVAGKNPIEHVHSQGRVLGDRSVLYKYINPNLVAFVTQAPDSTHKSVLNLYLVDVVSGSVVFTMTHRKVRAPLSIVHSENWLAYSYFNEKLRRTEITTIELYEGKSQANSSVWSSLQAPPMPLVERQSYILPTIVEALRETITERGITNKHVLIGTASGSIVEMPWHLLDPRRPIASSTQGREEGAIPYIPELPLPTESHINYNQTVARLRNIYTAPSGLESTCLVVATGLDLFVTRVAPSKTFDLLKEDFDYILISIVLVALTSGSLIVKHLASRKLLKQAWK
- the LOC117142572 gene encoding 28S ribosomal protein S9, mitochondrial yields the protein MALRVFGLNIVKNNRNLLQNACKSSAPVPCYMAAAPFATDVTVQAAPAAVQKQRVSKAMRAYLKRATEHDEFMKTQHLEFQIGKRHLANMMGADAETFTQEDIDEAISYLFPSGLYDQKARPAMKSPEVVFPARKAAEFDETGRPFHSMFYTGKPNFFQLLHDIVEETNKLADLEERMLRRGNKPDENQKLEIAGFQLLPKDQLELLLVESIADIEYSNFSNSMDRLIASPYAYKSKAFIERYLKPLMDQSKQLEVPKPRIDEEGRQYITTYECLRKTARADVTVRLPGTGKISINGKDISYFEDENCKEQLLFPLQFSELLGKVDVEANVEGGGPSGQAGAIRWGIAMSLRSFVDQEMIESMRLAGLLTRDYRRRERKKFGQEGARRKYTWKKR
- the LOC117142573 gene encoding transcription initiation factor TFIID subunit 7, producing MFEKKSDKVKQAEHKTRDDGVELESQFIMRVPKELADTVHEAINAGTIKERLTIQLDQDLRYGEVRIDDQMLYTKLVDLPTVVESYKTIDNKSFYKSADICQILICKEEREDETEKESPNKNKKKDPNKVDKKYLFPHGITPPCKNVRKRRFRKTLKKKNVEAPEIEKEVKHLLRIDNEAVRVDYEIINEEDKPMDELEQSDIKPYNDADDDLQDESTMHASEKAIMEMSSQRHLHVESDDDEASNFPSHRAPNMGVAVHDIFGEEVSSTDDEDEPDRGNNTMQRRVMEESSRLSADDSRMSDFFGASGSNTGAGGVKMEQNVFSKSMFGHEASSPKLSAAGSSSNLAAPSGFYDSQMLTKREEFENMEFIDEPQPQYTQQQVQQKINQLTRQIRELKAQQVQKSTEIASIQNATLKQRMQETLDNLYTQVIERELELKDFENMLES
- the LOC117142569 gene encoding ER membrane protein complex subunit 1 isoform X1, whose protein sequence is MQEKWLLAALSLALLLGTCSALYEDQIKKFDWRGVNVGALKQSRVDLNHFQPRILISTHEGVVASLCVKTGELVWRQVLEQKPRGDVKLLQVSGFADDSSDTAAAPMGSNLGFDMLTVQGHAPALVRGWNTNMGALEWEWSIMPMNTERAQDAMWIYSKSVLYHVLPAWRSHLEVTAYFASSGHSTGSTSKIIAPWITSESCALSGTFYVCTDGKQLISLDLVSKSGQVIRTSLEEEPKEKTQALTGLNGVVIVDGKPISVNKDQSICGDLRSSSYAVGSFNYRKILAYADLSSGILRINALYLDNCAPVAELEQSLPFPEHFGTPSLSNFDCKQKRNGEGKSCLFLFSTNSESIVAVQQGRIRWSREESLANVIDSQFVDLPLADTEGTLENEMKGKAGDFTSFERDIASAFLRRITTQAVQIRSLFLHVIGLGPPPTDTQRAGLVRDSFGLHKMLVLLTRAGKIFGIDNVSGKHHWQLYLPNVIGFANDEQMRLIVQRSAKHFPLQPLCTILGKNAVSGNGVLYRFNPITGKVSEGGLVQLDYKIKQLSLLGETEKDFVKGILLLDASNKVHVYPEHATSLADGMYLYTADVKTAELDGYFVKYAGGQLSSTQIWNARLGGHNSEQQIIGVAGKNPIEHVHSQGRVLGDRSVLYKYINPNLVAFVTQAPDSTHKSVLNLYLVDVVSGSVVFTMTHRKVRAPLSIVHSENWLAYSYFNEKLRRTEITTIELYEGKSQANSSVWSSLQAPPMPLVERQSYILPTIVEALRETITERGITNKHVLIGTASGSIVEMPWHLLDPRRPIASSTQGREEGAIPYIPELPLPTESHINYNQTVARLRNIYTAPSGLESTCLVVATGLDLFVTRVAPSKTFDLLKEDFDYILISIVLVALTSGSLIVKHLASRKLLKQAWK